One part of the Garciella nitratireducens DSM 15102 genome encodes these proteins:
- the rpmG gene encoding 50S ribosomal protein L33, with amino-acid sequence MRSKITLACTECKQRNYHTMKNKKNDPDRFELNKYCKFCKKHTLHKETK; translated from the coding sequence GTGCGATCCAAAATTACATTAGCATGTACTGAGTGTAAGCAGAGAAATTATCATACAATGAAAAACAAAAAGAACGATCCAGACCGATTTGAATTAAATAAGTATTGTAAATTCTGCAAGAAGCATACTCTTCATAAAGAAACAAAATAA
- the secE gene encoding preprotein translocase subunit SecE gives MAKGKKAKVKNKKKKNKNGLGLVAFLKSVWKELKKVNWPSRKELIQHTGVVIVSIAIVAIVVWIMDLGLSSILNMILG, from the coding sequence ATGGCAAAGGGGAAAAAAGCAAAAGTTAAGAATAAGAAGAAGAAAAATAAAAATGGGTTGGGACTTGTTGCATTTTTAAAAAGTGTTTGGAAAGAGCTCAAAAAGGTTAATTGGCCAAGCAGAAAAGAATTAATACAACATACAGGAGTTGTAATTGTTTCTATTGCTATTGTTGCAATTGTTGTTTGGATTATGGATTTGGGATTGAGTTCTATTTTAAATATGATTCTTGGATAA